The genomic window CAAAGCACCTTCCAAGTCCAATACTTTCAAAAGCTTAGACTTTGCAAAGAATTTACTCCCAAAGTAAtcagaaaattttattaaaacatcGAATATATATAGGGAACGTAGGGGAAAGTTTTCAATGCTCCTTAGCATGTTGTTGGAACTGGTTTTTATAGCCAATCTCCTAATCGTTACATCAGAGATTTGTTCATGATTATCTTCATCCACAACATGACAAAAGCTTAAATCCTTCATTTTTCTCATGATCATTTCTCGTAACAGATCGTGGATTCGGCAACTTGTAGCTGTACCATCATAGTGAACACAGGAGACTTGAACCAAACTTCTGTGGATCAACTCTGTCAAATATTCTTCTCCAACTTCCTCCAAAGATTTTCCCACTTCATGTTTAACAAACCCCTCCGCTATCCATTGTCGAATCAACCTTGAACTCCTAATTGAGTAATCTTCTGGGTATATACCAAAATACAAGATGCATGATTTCAAATAATGCGGTAAGTCATCATAACTCATGCCTAAAATTCTTGTTAAATTAGCTAAATGTGGATTACGGTCTAACTCCGAACTTAGATTTTGGCATAGTTTTTTCCACTCAGAAACAGTTTTATCTTTAGTTGACAAGAGACCTCCTATAGCCACAATTGCAAGCGGCAACCCCTcgcatttttgaatgatttcgTCGGATATATCTTTCAGCTCTGATGGACAGATTCCATCGAAATCAAATCGAAACGCCTTGTTGCAAAAGAGTTCCCATGCTTTGTTTGGAGGCAAGGGTTGCAACTTGTGCACTTGAACACGAGAATCTTTCCTACAATAGTTGGCAACATCCAAATTCCTGGTTGTGATCATTATCCTACTTCCTTTCTTGTTATCTGGTATGGCAAGTTGGATCTCGTCCCAAAAATCTACTTTCCATACATCATCAAAGTAAATCACATACCTCTTGCTCTGCAAGTACGACCTTGCAACAGTTATGAGTGTCGTCTTGTCCATCATGTTTATACCTGTTAGAAAAATATGCATGACATTGTTTTTTTAGAGAAAACAAGATTAAGAGTACAGCAAAACAATTGAACAGAATTCATTAATTTTCAGAGCTAAAACAATGCAAAGTATGAAAAAGAGTAAAAGACTAAGCTCAAAAGTCTCTAATAGGATAAATCTAACTAGAACAACTAGTTAgatttcaatcaattttttagCCGAAAATAAGAACATTATAAGTATCAAAAAGACCAAGTCAAAAGGTTTTTCATATGACAAAACATCGGTACAGAATATCTCCACAAAAAGAGGATTAACACTAACTTATTTGTTTCATCACACCTAAACACAGATTAAAACATACCTTGAGGAAGAGGCTCTTTAGTTTCTTCAGAAAACTGCATCATCATATTTCTCACCAAAGCTTCAACACTATATGATTGAGAAACCACGAGAAATGCGCGACAATCAAAGCAACCTTTCACTTGTTGATCATCAAAAACATTTTTAGTAAGAGTTGTTTTCCCTACTCCCCCCATTCCAACAACCGAAATCACACACCGACTTTTTTCTTCTCCatcaaccaaccaaccaacaatTTCATCTTTAGGTTTCTCAAACCCCACAATTTCACCTTCATCAACGAAAAGCGAACCCAACCGATCAGGATACTTAATCGACAATCCTTCTTGCTGTTCAGAGAATTGAAAATTGTATCTTTCAATTCTTTCTTTGATTCCATAAATCCTCAATTTGATCTCTTGAATCTCAGTTGCTATCCGATGACGTGgttttagggttagggttttcGATTTCATCAATCCAATAACACTTTGGAATTTCCCTATATATCCATCATCATGAAGATCATGATGATGTGTTGCATTTACTACATCCATGATGTATGCATCAATGACATCTTCAATGTGAAAAGATAATTCTCTCAACTGTTTCACCCAAAGTTTGATTCCTAATTCTTCTGTTGTGGCTCTTTTATCCGCGTCTTTTAAGAAGACGCGGATAAACTCTAgttcatttttaatttcttcaaagtctTTTCGTACATATTTCACTAACTTTGCTTCTTCTTTTAGTAGTTGGTATACTTGTTTAAGAACAAACCATACTGCAGTTTCTGCCATATTGCATAATTCTAATTCTAAGAACAAAAACTGAAGTGATTAAATTGGAAGATTATCAAAGTTAGCTAGATGATTAAGAGATGCATACCTAATTGGAAGTCAAACTGAACTCATCATGCAAGCTAAACGGATGGTAGATAAAATTCAATAATTGTTTCAAAAGTCAAAGAGCAATTATTGAAGAGTGAGATAGAGAGTTTGCAGAAAAATATAGAGGAAGAACAAAATACTCCATCCTTAAAAAGTTCACTTTCagattaattaaataagtatctgatctataatatagtgtagatacatcagttattcaatgaatctaaaaagttgaCTTTTACTTCCAATTAAGGATGGGGAAGTAATTGTTACAAAGTCAAAGAACAAAATAGATCATCCTAactgaaatttttgtttaaaaccgAGATTTTATCTacactttataaattttttgactCCGCCACTAATGGTAATTATTTGTCCACTAAATGTATTGTAATCAACTAGCAAgcacttgtgtgttgtattaaTGTAGGACtttaagattataaaaaaaCCTCGTTCACATCTTAGGATTTAAACAGGTTTTGCATCTGttgcaaattgccttgaaaacatgGAAAAAGAGCAAAAGCTGCTGTTTTGGTGCCCCGGGCGAAATTCTGGTGCCCCGGGCGAAATTGTGCAGCAGGAAAAGGGGTTGGTTTGTTAAATATGtaaattgattttgggtttgttagTTTTGGGTCTTAGGAATTTTAAGCCCAAACTTAGTAATAAGTAGTAAGTCTAAAGAATGTTCTAGAGATATGTAGAAATAACTAGTAgaagcaatgttttaaaaaccggaccggaccggccggttcgacCGGTTCGCCCGGGAACCGGCCTAGTACCGGTCCGGTCAACATCACAGAACCGCTAGTCCGTAAAACCGTTAAAAAACCGGTACGAACAGGTCTGAACCGGTGAAAACCGGTGAAAACCGGAAGAACCGGTCCCGGTTTTACAAAACCGGCCGGTccagattttttattaaaaaactgatttttttttttcttttcagtatTTAAAACGTACCTTTTTTTActttccgttttttttttttgacatatttacAATTATGCAGCAATTATTTCAAATGgttgtgttgttgatttttaGTTGGAAGTATCCATATCAATTACAATTGCAATAGTTgtgattttgatttgaaaaaacaCAGATCTTttacttcttttcttttttctcagttaaatacaagtttatttttattctctattTTTGCAAAACTTGCAATTGTAACAATATCTAAATCCTCTTTCCCTTAATACACTATTATCAACTTAAGAACAACAACAGATCTGTGTATTTGAAAAAGTAGAAAAAGAGGTTGGTatttaagaagaaagaaggagaggtagagatgagttTGAGAAGAATGAAAATAGATCTGTGCATTTGAAAAGGAACCTTGGTTTGCTTAATTTAGAGAAATTGAAGTTAAAGAAGGTaaagaatgaaaataataatattgtgcGGCTGCTGCTTTTCTGATGTGAGATTAGAGAGATTAAGAATTAGGGTTCCTCAACTTatgagtgatatatatatatatatatatatatatatatatatatatatatatatatatatatatatatatattaagcatATTGGGCTAGAGTATTGGGCTTCTAAAGTTTTGCTAAAAACGAAGTATTGGgcctttaaaaataatatattgagatgtaatgtaattttttttactcatatatattcttaataagtatatatttatttttagtcaaaaaaaagtatatatttatttattaattatacgGTTTAACCGGTTTAATAACGGTTCAACCGGTTGAACCGATTGAACCATGAACCGGTGATCTCAACGGTTCGAtctccggtccggtttttaaaacattgagtAGAAGTCATAATATGTAGTAGTAGAGAGAAGTGTGTAGAACTCTCTCATAGAATTATGTAGAAGAGTCTCTTGAAGTATgtagaactctcccttgaaggCTATAAATAGGGGAGAGCTAGTCATTTGTAAATTAagccaaaaattacaaacactcaataatataagtagcattcccttccaacaagtttcatatcctctctcaaatacttaaacactttCTCCACCTATTAAAGTTTCCTTCCAACATGGTTTCTATTTCtgcgccccaggcggaaaaactGGTGCCTCAGACGGAAAAtgcgccccaggcggaaaatctcgtgcctcaggcggaaaattGCGCAGGTTTATAAATATAACACGTTTTCTGATATTTGTACaaggattttagggtttctaagGCCAACAATACGGCTAGGGTTAAAAGAGAtcatcttgggaagactctagggttggggaatCACTCTATCATCTTGagaaacactttcatattgaatttcttggtcacgggaagaaattcgggctaattcttgtaactctattgtgagatttcattgtaatcaagaaCATCATTTAATAGTGGAttggagagctgctctctcccatagtaggtcacattgactgaactgggtaaccAATTCTATTGTGTTCCTTTTCTTTATcgttttatcttttgatttgtgattattattgccgatctctttatttaattacttaatcgttatttgctccacacatcaattattttattggtgtgattcaatccgaattcacaacagcaTCCTAAGATTAAAACATTGATAAAATGGTGGCAAGTGAGACAATTGTCTTGGGCCTTACATTTATTTAGAcctcaaatttataattttaatttaattcgtggtattaattttattaaaattaatcattttagtACTATAAATTAATCAATGTTTGCTagtgtatttaatatttatttttgtgttgtttgatattgtaaaaattaattagacTTAAAAAGacctataattttatttgtttggttttaaaAAGACCTATAATTTTATTGGTGTTAGTTATTTAAGGTCTCATTTCAAATTTCGCCTTAGAGCTCTAAGTTGATGGGGCCGGGCCTGCCGGGCCTGTTCGTGTTGTCACACTCTCACACTTCCTTTTCCTCACCCCTCTTCCATTaaacttttctaaaaaataatgttCGAATCTAGAGGGGTGTAAgcaaattgaatttgaatatgaatatgtttattattt from Trifolium pratense cultivar HEN17-A07 linkage group LG1, ARS_RC_1.1, whole genome shotgun sequence includes these protein-coding regions:
- the LOC123916847 gene encoding disease resistance protein RPM1-like isoform X2, giving the protein MDVVNATHHHDLHDDGYIGKFQSVIGLMKSKTLTLKPRHRIATEIQEIKLRIYGIKERIERYNFQFSEQQEGLSIKYPDRLGSLFVDEGEIVGFEKPKDEIVGWLVDGEEKSRCVISVVGMGGVGKTTLTKNVFDDQQVKGCFDCRAFLVVSQSYSVEALVRNMMMQFSEETKEPLPQGINMMDKTTLITVARSYLQSKRYVIYFDDVWKVDFWDEIQLAIPDNKKGSRIMITTRNLDVANYCRKDSRVQVHKLQPLPPNKAWELFCNKAFRFDFDGICPSELKDISDEIIQKCEGLPLAIVAIGGLLSTKDKTVSEWKKLCQNLSSELDRNPHLANLTRILGMSYDDLPHYLKSCILYFGIYPEDYSIRSSRLIRQWIAEGFVKHEVGKSLEEVGEEYLTELIHRSLVQVSCVHYDGTATSCRIHDLLREMIMRKMKDLSFCHVVDEDNHEQISDVTIRRLAIKTSSNNMLRSIENFPLRSLYIFDVLIKFSDYFGSKFFAKSKLLKVLDLEGALLDYVPDDIGNRFHLKYLSLRYTNVKNLPKSIGKLQNLETLDLKGTLIRELPSEINKLTKLRHLLVYNRRTYSSISGESGVRMMEGFGGMIVLQKLYHVEVDHGGLNLIAELKKLKQLRKLGLKNVKREYGNALCESIEEMKFLESLHISAISENEVIDLQFISSLPQLRQLHLFGCLEKLPNWVPRLDQLVTLLIRFSKLKDDPLKLLKDLPNLLCLAMVCDAYDGEMLHFEVGFKKLNKLYLVQLNNLNSILIDNEALPALKLIEMAHLPKLKEIPPDIHLLKNLETLRLIDTPHEFHQSIDPNGGSKNWVIEHVQMVTIVERVGPNPNSFDFSYRTFRHPKVT
- the LOC123916847 gene encoding disease resistance protein RPM1-like isoform X1, producing the protein MAETAVWFVLKQVYQLLKEEAKLVKYVRKDFEEIKNELEFIRVFLKDADKRATTEELGIKLWVKQLRELSFHIEDVIDAYIMDVVNATHHHDLHDDGYIGKFQSVIGLMKSKTLTLKPRHRIATEIQEIKLRIYGIKERIERYNFQFSEQQEGLSIKYPDRLGSLFVDEGEIVGFEKPKDEIVGWLVDGEEKSRCVISVVGMGGVGKTTLTKNVFDDQQVKGCFDCRAFLVVSQSYSVEALVRNMMMQFSEETKEPLPQGINMMDKTTLITVARSYLQSKRYVIYFDDVWKVDFWDEIQLAIPDNKKGSRIMITTRNLDVANYCRKDSRVQVHKLQPLPPNKAWELFCNKAFRFDFDGICPSELKDISDEIIQKCEGLPLAIVAIGGLLSTKDKTVSEWKKLCQNLSSELDRNPHLANLTRILGMSYDDLPHYLKSCILYFGIYPEDYSIRSSRLIRQWIAEGFVKHEVGKSLEEVGEEYLTELIHRSLVQVSCVHYDGTATSCRIHDLLREMIMRKMKDLSFCHVVDEDNHEQISDVTIRRLAIKTSSNNMLRSIENFPLRSLYIFDVLIKFSDYFGSKFFAKSKLLKVLDLEGALLDYVPDDIGNRFHLKYLSLRYTNVKNLPKSIGKLQNLETLDLKGTLIRELPSEINKLTKLRHLLVYNRRTYSSISGESGVRMMEGFGGMIVLQKLYHVEVDHGGLNLIAELKKLKQLRKLGLKNVKREYGNALCESIEEMKFLESLHISAISENEVIDLQFISSLPQLRQLHLFGCLEKLPNWVPRLDQLVTLLIRFSKLKDDPLKLLKDLPNLLCLAMVCDAYDGEMLHFEVGFKKLNKLYLVQLNNLNSILIDNEALPALKLIEMAHLPKLKEIPPDIHLLKNLETLRLIDTPHEFHQSIDPNGGSKNWVIEHVQMVTIVERVGPNPNSFDFSYRTFRHPKVT